A single window of Treponema denticola ATCC 35405 DNA harbors:
- a CDS encoding substrate-binding domain-containing protein — MRSFSKFAQIVFFGLLIVSAIFVVSCGGSGNAVLNKDKPLVFFNRQPSDPTTGEIDMTSMNWNDKTYYVGFDAAGGGAVQGKLITDFLVSAETSLDRNGDGIIGYVLCIGDVGHNDSKARTEGIRKALGTWAGSTDPGKTKQGSITIAGKTFDVVELEGKAMTGTDGSTWNANAATEAMGGWATKFADQIDMVVSNNDGMAMGCLQASNYPAGVPIFGYDANADAIEAVGKGLLTGTVSQNVDAQATATLQVLRNLLDGLTGTDVYTKGITAEDSYGNKISAPVQYWADVKAVMAANSGVTKANYENYLGGTRDAGIKQTNAPKKKVLLTIYNSGDNFLSSSYLPALKYYAPLLNIELTIVQGDGQNESSCLDKFTNLNNFDAFAVNMVKTNSGSNYTDKLKY; from the coding sequence ATGAGATCTTTTTCTAAATTTGCACAAATTGTTTTTTTTGGGCTTCTTATTGTGTCGGCTATTTTTGTTGTAAGCTGCGGCGGAAGCGGAAATGCAGTTCTTAACAAGGATAAACCTCTCGTCTTTTTTAATAGACAACCTTCAGACCCGACAACAGGAGAAATCGATATGACCTCTATGAACTGGAACGACAAGACCTATTATGTAGGTTTTGATGCTGCAGGCGGCGGCGCAGTTCAGGGAAAACTTATTACTGATTTTCTTGTATCGGCAGAAACTTCACTTGACAGAAACGGCGACGGTATTATCGGTTATGTTCTTTGCATCGGTGACGTAGGCCACAACGATTCAAAGGCTAGAACTGAGGGTATTCGAAAGGCTTTGGGAACTTGGGCAGGTTCTACCGACCCCGGTAAAACAAAGCAGGGCTCAATTACAATCGCAGGAAAAACCTTCGATGTTGTAGAGCTTGAAGGAAAGGCTATGACAGGAACCGACGGTTCTACATGGAATGCCAATGCTGCAACAGAGGCCATGGGCGGATGGGCAACAAAGTTTGCCGATCAGATCGATATGGTTGTTTCAAACAATGACGGTATGGCAATGGGCTGTTTACAGGCCTCAAACTATCCTGCAGGTGTTCCGATTTTCGGATATGATGCAAACGCAGATGCTATCGAAGCTGTAGGCAAGGGCCTTCTTACCGGTACGGTTTCTCAGAACGTTGATGCTCAGGCAACAGCAACCTTACAGGTTTTGCGCAACCTGCTCGACGGTTTAACCGGAACAGACGTATACACCAAGGGTATCACGGCTGAAGATTCTTACGGCAATAAAATTTCGGCTCCTGTTCAGTACTGGGCTGATGTAAAAGCTGTTATGGCTGCAAACTCAGGTGTTACAAAGGCCAACTATGAGAACTACCTCGGCGGAACAAGGGATGCCGGAATTAAGCAGACAAATGCTCCCAAAAAGAAGGTTCTTTTAACAATTTATAACTCAGGCGACAACTTCCTTTCTTCTTCATACCTGCCTGCATTAAAATACTATGCTCCTCTTTTGAACATTGAATTGACAATCGTTCAGGGAGACGGACAAAACGAATCAAGCTGTTTGGATAAATTTACAAACCTAAACAACTTTGATGCCTTTGCCGTAAACATGGTTAAAACGAACTCAGGTTCAAACTACACCGACAAGTTAAAGTATTAA
- a CDS encoding acyl-ACP thioesterase domain-containing protein yields the protein MIIDNKYTIRHKVLTGNIDGKCRATPMEFAILMQELAAGHYSTTGLSVPHLQKMGLTWVITKQHFEITEYPLWMDDLIVQTWAQPPKGFFCFRDFAFFYAKNGKKTSIDEAFEEKCRIEEGREKSLSIEEGFKELKQPIFRASSCWVILNSETGQPVKPDEKTMGNLAFNEDHMEGKVFAKIPACEKWDTEERFRPTLLDIDMNSHVNNLNYLRWILSYMDADFCKGKLLKTLDTNFVSSAMYGEELICRSSRSENICIHSIIRAKDESEVFKARSEWADEKALSRTLNLSD from the coding sequence ATGATTATCGACAATAAATACACTATACGCCATAAGGTGCTTACAGGAAACATAGACGGAAAATGCAGGGCTACACCCATGGAATTTGCGATTTTGATGCAGGAATTGGCGGCAGGTCATTACAGCACGACAGGCCTTTCCGTTCCGCATTTGCAAAAAATGGGCTTAACATGGGTTATCACAAAACAGCATTTTGAAATTACCGAATACCCTCTTTGGATGGATGATTTAATCGTTCAAACTTGGGCTCAGCCGCCTAAGGGCTTTTTTTGCTTTAGGGATTTCGCCTTCTTTTATGCAAAAAACGGAAAAAAAACTTCTATCGATGAGGCTTTTGAAGAAAAATGCCGTATCGAAGAAGGAAGAGAAAAAAGCTTATCTATAGAAGAAGGATTTAAGGAGCTTAAACAACCTATCTTTCGTGCAAGTTCTTGTTGGGTAATATTGAACTCAGAAACAGGACAGCCTGTAAAGCCGGATGAAAAAACTATGGGAAATTTAGCCTTTAATGAAGATCACATGGAAGGCAAGGTATTTGCAAAAATTCCTGCATGCGAAAAATGGGATACAGAAGAAAGATTCCGTCCTACCCTTTTGGACATAGACATGAATTCTCATGTAAACAATTTAAACTATTTAAGATGGATTCTGTCATACATGGATGCAGACTTTTGTAAGGGAAAATTATTAAAGACCCTTGATACCAATTTTGTTTCATCGGCCATGTACGGAGAAGAGCTTATATGCAGATCAAGCCGATCGGAAAATATCTGCATTCATTCCATAATAAGAGCAAAAGACGAAAGCGAGGTATTTAAAGCACGCTCCGAATGGGCTGACGAAAAGGCTCTTTCCCGAACACTAAATTTATCTGACTAA
- the lepB gene encoding signal peptidase I: protein MSILFYAEPVLSFLFSILLIIKNASSIAVIAVVLGAAYSLWTAFCIFSFFKKKIVRDMFIMRKTMEYVPYIFMACFIISKAVQAEQDRSVLDAILAVYWFALVIYNRVLLFRLKDKRLPKYFPELPAIPKKKRSLISEILDWVDSILQAACVVLLFTVFVLQLYVIPSESMVQQFMIGDRVAGFKVAAGPTFPLSSFRFPQIYNYKRGDVVIIRNPHYEDDPNNELKFFTSQLVQYLTLTMVNINKDENGKIKADPLVKRIVGLSGEKLMLVDGVLYIKKAGEKDFKVFDESAYAVWDLSKLPQSSLKYVKDVKMNTEDLNRLQSVEAWRAKVDFDEAEKEALALIKKMKEIKAKPDKVFSAKDFLNKGQYLVIQMARDNEAIASKILTTDGGLMWFENFLTSWKKSAEKNSYNLYEMRNAQLNVLIKLGFGKLLVRNAELYKANVSDAVFSSDAERQAIINELGEYLYYLALSSQRNMDEFPKGEEEYIPENCYFMMGDNRFNSTDMRHEYQYHLEALNKDDAMSMMFVTNVAPRYIHSSRMLGTVNLILFPRARFGLVR from the coding sequence ATGTCTATCCTTTTTTATGCAGAACCGGTTTTAAGTTTTTTATTTTCAATTTTACTAATTATAAAAAATGCCTCAAGTATTGCTGTGATTGCAGTGGTCTTAGGTGCGGCTTATTCTCTTTGGACGGCTTTTTGTATATTTTCTTTTTTTAAAAAGAAGATCGTGAGAGACATGTTCATAATGCGTAAAACTATGGAATATGTGCCGTATATTTTTATGGCCTGCTTTATTATATCCAAGGCTGTTCAAGCCGAACAGGATAGGTCTGTGCTTGATGCAATTTTAGCCGTCTATTGGTTTGCCTTAGTTATTTATAATAGAGTGCTTTTGTTTAGATTAAAGGATAAGAGGCTTCCTAAGTATTTCCCGGAATTGCCCGCGATACCTAAGAAAAAGCGTTCTCTTATTTCGGAAATTTTGGATTGGGTCGATTCCATCTTGCAGGCTGCCTGTGTAGTTCTCCTTTTTACCGTTTTTGTTTTGCAGCTCTATGTTATTCCTTCGGAATCTATGGTTCAGCAGTTTATGATAGGGGACAGGGTCGCAGGCTTTAAAGTTGCTGCAGGGCCGACCTTTCCTCTTTCTTCATTCCGATTTCCTCAAATTTATAATTATAAGAGGGGAGATGTGGTTATAATCCGTAATCCTCATTATGAAGATGACCCGAATAACGAGCTTAAATTTTTTACTTCCCAGCTGGTGCAGTACCTAACCCTCACTATGGTCAACATCAACAAAGATGAAAATGGAAAGATCAAGGCTGACCCCTTGGTAAAAAGGATTGTGGGCCTAAGCGGAGAAAAGTTAATGCTTGTAGACGGAGTGCTCTACATAAAAAAAGCCGGAGAAAAGGATTTTAAGGTCTTTGATGAAAGTGCCTATGCCGTTTGGGATCTGTCCAAGCTGCCTCAGTCAAGCTTAAAATATGTAAAAGATGTAAAAATGAATACCGAAGATTTAAACCGCCTTCAATCGGTAGAGGCTTGGCGGGCAAAGGTCGATTTTGATGAGGCCGAAAAGGAAGCCCTCGCCCTTATTAAAAAGATGAAAGAAATAAAGGCTAAGCCCGATAAGGTATTTTCGGCCAAGGACTTTTTAAACAAGGGGCAGTACCTTGTTATTCAAATGGCAAGAGATAATGAAGCCATAGCCTCAAAGATTTTGACGACGGACGGCGGGCTTATGTGGTTTGAAAACTTTTTAACTTCATGGAAAAAATCTGCCGAAAAAAATTCCTACAACTTATATGAGATGAGAAATGCTCAACTCAATGTTCTTATTAAACTCGGATTTGGAAAGCTCCTTGTACGGAATGCCGAACTTTATAAGGCCAATGTCAGCGATGCGGTTTTTTCTTCGGATGCGGAACGCCAAGCTATTATAAACGAACTTGGTGAATACCTCTACTATTTAGCCCTCTCATCTCAAAGAAATATGGATGAATTTCCCAAGGGAGAAGAAGAGTACATCCCCGAAAACTGCTACTTTATGATGGGAGATAACCGCTTTAATTCCACGGATATGAGGCATGAATATCAATACCACTTGGAAGCCCTTAACAAGGATGATGCCATGTCGATGATGTTTGTAACAAATGTAGCACCGCGCTATATTCATTCTTCAAGGATGCTCGGAACGGTAAATCTAATTCTTTTTCCCAGAGCCCGTTTCGGTTTAGTCAGATAA
- a CDS encoding proline--tRNA ligase, producing MKMTQMYMPTLREIPNEAVVESHKLLLRAGMIRNLANGLFAYLPLGLKAFRKVEKIIREEMDAIGCLEFKPPVIVPGEIWQESGRWDSMGPELLRIKNRLNQELVVSPTAEEAFTALLKNELSSYKNYPLLTYQINTKYRDEIRPRYGLMRTREFTMKDAYSFHTNDKSLDEAYLSFEKAYIKIFKRCGLTVIGVKADSGAMGGSGSQEFMVESSVGDDTLLLCPSCGYAANEEKAACAPDKEQGNGNMPQGSALSIEEIDTPNVKTIEDLTAFLKTESSSFIKTLIYRVENSEILGNAENGKKAAKNENKTVLIAVCIRGDLEVNEAKLKSSLKASDAILASDTEVEEATGTIVGFAGPVGLKNIPVIADESVMLMHDAVTGALKKDKHLLHVEPSRDFTPAHVFDLRTVRAGDKCAVCGTALYTKKGNELGHIFKLGYKYTKAMNMTYLDENGKQQHPSMGCYGIGLDRLTASIVEEHHDEDGIIWPMSIAPFQVAIVPIKYEGEMQKEADRLYEECKKRGIEALLDDRKERTGVKFKDMDLIGIPIRLVVGEKNLPNIEFKLRKAVESSLVDKDKVVDLVEKTVKEELAKLN from the coding sequence ATGAAGATGACGCAGATGTATATGCCTACCTTACGAGAAATCCCGAATGAGGCTGTTGTTGAAAGTCATAAGCTGCTTTTGCGGGCAGGAATGATAAGAAATTTGGCTAACGGGCTTTTTGCCTATTTGCCCCTCGGCTTAAAAGCCTTTAGAAAGGTAGAAAAAATTATCAGAGAAGAAATGGATGCAATAGGCTGTCTCGAATTTAAGCCTCCCGTAATTGTTCCGGGTGAAATTTGGCAGGAATCGGGAAGATGGGACTCGATGGGCCCTGAACTTTTGCGTATTAAAAACCGCTTAAACCAAGAATTGGTTGTAAGCCCCACTGCTGAAGAAGCCTTTACAGCCCTTTTAAAAAACGAATTATCCTCCTATAAAAACTACCCGCTCTTAACCTATCAGATTAACACAAAATACCGGGATGAAATCCGGCCGCGATACGGGCTTATGAGAACCCGCGAATTTACGATGAAGGACGCTTACTCTTTCCATACAAACGATAAAAGTTTAGACGAAGCCTATCTAAGTTTTGAAAAGGCCTATATAAAGATTTTTAAGCGCTGCGGCCTTACGGTAATAGGAGTAAAAGCCGACTCAGGTGCTATGGGAGGAAGCGGTTCTCAGGAGTTCATGGTAGAATCTTCGGTTGGGGACGACACCCTATTGCTCTGTCCATCTTGCGGTTATGCAGCGAACGAAGAAAAGGCAGCCTGCGCACCCGATAAGGAACAAGGAAACGGCAATATGCCCCAAGGTTCAGCCTTATCTATAGAAGAAATTGACACTCCCAATGTAAAAACAATAGAAGACCTTACAGCCTTTTTAAAGACTGAAAGTTCTTCTTTTATAAAAACCTTGATTTACCGAGTAGAAAATTCCGAGATATTAGGCAATGCCGAAAATGGCAAAAAAGCTGCAAAAAACGAAAATAAAACAGTTTTAATTGCAGTCTGCATAAGGGGCGACTTGGAAGTAAACGAAGCCAAGTTAAAGTCCTCCCTTAAAGCCTCGGACGCAATCCTTGCAAGCGATACTGAAGTTGAAGAAGCTACAGGAACGATTGTCGGCTTTGCAGGCCCTGTAGGCTTAAAAAATATTCCGGTCATTGCAGATGAAAGCGTTATGCTCATGCACGATGCGGTAACCGGAGCCTTAAAAAAGGACAAACACCTCCTCCATGTGGAGCCTTCAAGGGATTTTACCCCCGCCCATGTCTTTGACCTCCGCACGGTAAGGGCCGGAGATAAGTGCGCGGTTTGCGGCACCGCCCTTTACACAAAAAAAGGAAATGAACTCGGGCATATCTTTAAGCTGGGATACAAATATACGAAGGCTATGAATATGACCTATCTCGATGAAAACGGAAAACAACAGCACCCTTCCATGGGCTGCTACGGCATAGGTCTTGATCGGCTTACAGCTTCAATTGTCGAAGAACACCATGATGAAGACGGAATAATCTGGCCAATGAGTATCGCCCCCTTCCAAGTTGCTATAGTCCCCATAAAATACGAGGGAGAAATGCAAAAGGAAGCCGACCGCCTCTACGAAGAATGCAAAAAAAGAGGAATTGAAGCCCTCTTAGATGACCGAAAAGAAAGGACAGGCGTTAAGTTTAAGGATATGGACCTTATAGGCATTCCGATAAGGCTTGTAGTCGGCGAAAAAAATCTTCCCAATATCGAATTTAAGCTTAGAAAGGCGGTAGAAAGCAGCTTGGTCGATAAAGACAAGGTTGTAGACTTAGTTGAAAAAACCGTAAAAGAAGAACTTGCAAAATTAAACTAG
- a CDS encoding 1-acyl-sn-glycerol-3-phosphate acyltransferase, which yields MQQTLMEYVKDILPEIAKHTMKNPAVTPENVLQKGNPALSKILDDMVDDLALENSEFRHPEHLKEFLDEVNKGKKGIILAEHYSNMDYPAFINLMKKTGTKGTELAEKCIAMAGLKLGEDNPYVAAFASAYDRIYIYPSRSIKSIKDPEVLAEELKRSKMINLASMRALEKAKEAGRVILVYPAGTRYRPGKPETKKGVKEIDSYIKMSDIMLLVSSNGNCLRISDSGDMTEDTVWKDRLIFDASPVINCEEYREKIKAEHGDLTGIDKKQAVVDQVMADLEKMHEANEIGRLK from the coding sequence ATGCAGCAAACTTTAATGGAATATGTAAAAGACATTTTACCTGAAATTGCAAAACACACGATGAAAAACCCGGCTGTTACGCCCGAAAATGTATTACAAAAGGGAAATCCCGCCCTGTCTAAAATTCTTGATGATATGGTAGACGATCTCGCCCTTGAAAATTCAGAATTCAGACATCCCGAACACCTAAAAGAATTTTTAGATGAGGTAAATAAGGGAAAAAAAGGCATAATACTTGCGGAGCACTACAGCAATATGGATTATCCGGCCTTTATAAATTTAATGAAAAAAACCGGTACTAAAGGAACGGAGCTTGCCGAAAAGTGCATCGCAATGGCCGGGCTAAAACTGGGAGAAGACAATCCCTATGTTGCAGCCTTTGCAAGCGCCTATGACCGCATTTATATCTATCCCAGCCGTTCCATCAAATCGATTAAAGACCCTGAAGTTTTGGCAGAAGAATTAAAACGGAGCAAAATGATAAACCTTGCTTCAATGCGGGCACTTGAAAAAGCAAAGGAAGCAGGCCGGGTAATTCTTGTATATCCTGCAGGAACCCGATACCGCCCCGGAAAACCCGAAACAAAAAAAGGTGTAAAAGAAATAGATTCCTATATTAAAATGTCCGATATAATGCTCTTGGTTTCAAGCAACGGAAACTGTTTGCGTATTTCGGATTCGGGAGATATGACTGAGGATACGGTTTGGAAGGATAGACTCATCTTTGATGCAAGCCCCGTCATAAACTGTGAGGAATATAGAGAAAAAATAAAGGCAGAACATGGAGACCTTACAGGCATAGATAAAAAGCAGGCTGTAGTAGATCAGGTAATGGCAGACCTTGAAAAGATGCACGAAGCAAACGAAATCGGACGGCTAAAATAG
- a CDS encoding acyl-CoA thioesterase, with the protein MTHTFYVEVRSYELDAYNHVNNSVYLNYLEYARMQFLKKIGFDYVGMIEEGYMLYVSHIDIKYKHSAKLYDKLAIEVTHIDLGKVSGTFLQVIKNEEGKVCAEAKVTWACVDSTGRPVKIPEKYLVPGLEPELQP; encoded by the coding sequence GTGACGCATACGTTTTATGTTGAAGTTCGAAGCTACGAGCTTGATGCTTATAATCATGTAAACAACTCGGTTTACCTAAACTATCTGGAATATGCCAGAATGCAGTTTTTAAAAAAAATAGGTTTTGATTATGTAGGGATGATTGAAGAAGGCTACATGCTCTATGTATCCCACATAGATATTAAATACAAACACTCTGCCAAACTTTACGATAAACTGGCCATTGAGGTTACTCACATAGATTTGGGTAAAGTTTCCGGAACCTTTTTGCAGGTTATAAAAAATGAAGAAGGTAAAGTCTGTGCTGAAGCAAAGGTAACCTGGGCCTGTGTGGACAGTACGGGACGGCCCGTTAAAATACCCGAAAAATACTTGGTTCCGGGGCTGGAGCCCGAACTTCAGCCATAA
- a CDS encoding metal ABC transporter substrate-binding protein, translating to MKSILKTCLFIALLSSVNLFAMGAKEIPDNGKKNVAVTFDAMKELTQAVAGDKVNISVIIPPGMEAHDFEPKAKDLAFLSKADILIYNGLGMEFWLDEAVKAVNNKKLIMVEASSGIEAIKAGHHNHDEHGEDCDCEACAGQHKHGKGHEHCHHGEFDPHTWLSLSSAKIMVKNIENALTTADPANAKSYKENASKYIAELDELLKEYIEKFSKVKNKHFVTGHAAFGYLCRDFDLKQNSVTDIFNENEPNPKELAKLIEYCREHNVRVIFTEEAASPLVSKTLATELGAKVEKIYTIESPEDNKSYLERMKTNLMRIYENLK from the coding sequence ATGAAATCTATTTTAAAAACATGTTTATTTATTGCTCTTCTTTCATCGGTAAATCTCTTTGCGATGGGAGCAAAGGAAATTCCCGATAACGGCAAAAAAAATGTTGCCGTTACCTTCGATGCAATGAAAGAGTTGACTCAGGCAGTTGCAGGGGATAAGGTTAATATTTCGGTTATCATCCCGCCGGGAATGGAAGCTCACGACTTTGAGCCCAAAGCTAAAGACCTTGCTTTTTTATCGAAGGCCGATATTTTAATCTATAACGGTCTGGGTATGGAGTTTTGGCTTGATGAAGCCGTAAAAGCGGTCAACAACAAAAAGCTGATTATGGTCGAGGCTAGCAGCGGAATTGAAGCAATCAAGGCCGGTCATCACAATCATGATGAACATGGAGAAGACTGCGACTGCGAAGCCTGTGCCGGGCAGCACAAACACGGTAAGGGGCATGAACATTGCCATCACGGAGAATTCGATCCTCATACATGGCTCAGCCTCTCTTCTGCAAAAATTATGGTTAAAAATATTGAAAATGCTCTGACTACGGCTGACCCTGCAAATGCAAAAAGCTATAAAGAAAATGCAAGTAAATACATTGCTGAGCTTGACGAACTTTTAAAAGAATATATCGAGAAATTTTCTAAAGTAAAAAACAAGCACTTTGTAACGGGCCACGCAGCCTTCGGATATCTTTGCAGAGATTTTGACTTGAAGCAGAATTCCGTAACCGATATCTTTAATGAAAACGAACCGAATCCGAAAGAACTTGCAAAACTTATCGAATATTGCAGAGAGCACAATGTAAGGGTTATCTTTACGGAAGAAGCGGCAAGCCCCCTTGTTTCAAAAACACTTGCAACAGAGCTTGGAGCCAAGGTTGAAAAAATTTACACAATCGAAAGCCCTGAAGATAACAAAAGCTATCTTGAACGCATGAAAACAAATTTAATGCGCATATATGAAAATTTAAAATAA
- a CDS encoding DUF1361 domain-containing protein, with translation MRHYFKNIFRIKSTFALMFLSFFCIFLSVCRIFIAENYFLLFLVWNLFLAFVPWLISSTLYLSKNNNKIIFIVFMTIWLLFFPNALYIVTDFIHLKTAASTMRWYDLILLFSYSFAGLFYGFVSLDFIEAKMQKLFNIKYPQIFSIFAIYLSAFGIYLGRFLRWNSWDLVTNLSSVLSDLFLPIKNPFIHARTWAFILLLGTLFNLLYISYKSFGEKKI, from the coding sequence ATGAGACATTACTTTAAAAATATATTCCGAATTAAAAGTACCTTTGCCTTGATGTTTTTGTCTTTTTTCTGTATTTTTTTATCGGTATGTAGAATTTTTATAGCAGAAAACTATTTTTTACTTTTTTTGGTCTGGAACTTATTTTTGGCCTTTGTGCCATGGCTTATATCTTCAACTCTATACCTATCAAAAAACAATAACAAAATAATTTTTATTGTTTTTATGACTATCTGGCTTCTGTTTTTTCCCAATGCTCTTTATATTGTAACAGATTTTATCCATCTAAAAACGGCAGCTTCAACAATGCGCTGGTATGATTTAATCCTGTTGTTTTCTTACAGCTTTGCAGGTCTTTTTTACGGCTTCGTAAGTTTGGATTTTATCGAAGCAAAGATGCAAAAGCTTTTTAATATAAAATATCCGCAAATTTTTTCGATTTTTGCGATATATCTTTCAGCTTTCGGCATCTATCTGGGAAGATTTTTAAGGTGGAATTCATGGGATCTTGTAACGAATTTAAGTTCCGTTCTATCAGACCTTTTTTTGCCGATAAAGAATCCCTTTATACATGCAAGAACATGGGCCTTTATTCTTTTACTGGGAACCCTTTTTAACCTGCTTTATATATCGTACAAGAGCTTTGGCGAGAAAAAAATTTAA
- a CDS encoding aminoacyl-histidine dipeptidase → MNPLQNTEPKEVFKWFYEISQVPRGSGNERAISDFLVKFAKDRNLEVHQDKAMNVIIKKPGTAGYEKSPTVIIQGHMDMVCEKDASSNHDFLKDPIKFVVKGEMLYADKTTLGGDDGIAVAYALTVLDSKDIPHPPLEVLITTEEETGMGGAMALTDEHLQGTRLLNIDSEEEGVFLVSCAGGSNINIFFDIKKEAAKGTFLKITVGGLLGGHSGIEINKQRANSIKLLGRILYNIKQNEKINIVEISGGSKHNAIAKDAHAVIAVENKEAVLKIVEKLAADFKGEYRAVDKLLTVTANETQNSSGQMFTKELTLNLIDFMASIPNGVQYMSMEIHGLVQTSLNNGVLEEIDGRIKFTTSVRSSVKSALDEIVDILRIQAERCGAEFKKVSEYPAWEYSPDSPVRDAAVNVYKKLNKKEPVITAIHAGLECGLLKKTLPNVDAVSFGPNLYDVHTPNEHMDIASVERVWKFLLAYLAELKN, encoded by the coding sequence ATGAATCCATTACAGAACACTGAACCTAAGGAAGTATTTAAATGGTTTTACGAAATCTCTCAAGTGCCGAGAGGTTCGGGAAACGAAAGAGCTATTAGCGATTTTCTTGTAAAATTTGCAAAAGATAGAAATCTTGAAGTACATCAAGATAAGGCTATGAATGTTATCATAAAGAAGCCCGGAACTGCCGGCTATGAAAAATCTCCGACAGTTATTATTCAGGGACACATGGATATGGTTTGTGAAAAGGATGCTTCCTCAAATCATGATTTTTTAAAGGATCCTATTAAATTCGTTGTAAAGGGAGAAATGCTCTATGCCGATAAGACAACCCTTGGAGGAGATGACGGTATAGCAGTCGCATACGCTCTTACCGTCCTTGACTCAAAGGATATTCCCCATCCGCCGCTCGAAGTTTTGATTACGACAGAAGAGGAAACAGGGATGGGCGGAGCTATGGCTCTTACCGATGAACACCTGCAAGGAACACGCCTTTTAAATATAGATTCGGAAGAAGAAGGCGTCTTTTTGGTAAGCTGCGCAGGCGGATCCAATATTAATATTTTTTTCGATATAAAGAAAGAAGCAGCCAAGGGAACATTCTTAAAAATCACTGTCGGAGGTCTTCTCGGAGGACATTCGGGTATCGAAATAAACAAGCAGAGAGCCAACTCAATTAAACTTTTGGGAAGAATTCTGTATAACATCAAGCAAAACGAAAAAATCAATATAGTAGAAATTTCAGGCGGTTCAAAACACAATGCTATTGCAAAGGATGCCCATGCTGTTATAGCGGTTGAAAATAAGGAAGCCGTTTTGAAAATTGTCGAAAAACTTGCTGCCGATTTTAAGGGCGAATACAGAGCTGTTGATAAACTTTTAACTGTTACTGCAAATGAAACGCAGAATTCTTCAGGCCAAATGTTTACAAAAGAGCTTACCTTAAATCTAATTGATTTTATGGCAAGTATTCCCAATGGTGTTCAATATATGAGCATGGAGATTCACGGCCTTGTTCAAACAAGTTTAAATAACGGAGTTTTGGAAGAAATTGATGGAAGAATCAAATTTACAACCTCTGTACGAAGCAGTGTAAAGAGTGCCTTGGATGAAATTGTGGACATACTTAGAATCCAAGCCGAGCGCTGCGGAGCCGAATTCAAAAAGGTTTCGGAGTATCCCGCTTGGGAGTACAGTCCCGATTCTCCTGTACGCGATGCTGCCGTCAATGTTTACAAAAAGCTTAACAAAAAAGAACCCGTTATTACGGCCATCCACGCAGGGCTTGAATGCGGTCTTTTAAAGAAAACCCTTCCCAATGTAGATGCTGTAAGTTTCGGGCCCAATTTGTATGATGTTCATACTCCTAACGAACATATGGACATTGCCTCTGTAGAACGTGTATGGAAGTTCTTGCTGGCTTATTTGGCCGAATTAAAGAATTAA
- a CDS encoding nucleotidyl transferase AbiEii/AbiGii toxin family protein, which translates to MLQKNTVEKTAFELLRTLMQDSQMDQFFLVGGTSIALRLGHRKSIDLDLFTQNDIDFIHEPVNLIVGKFNWEHIEKRLHDMIKNPQEIYTTYPI; encoded by the coding sequence ATGCTGCAAAAGAACACTGTCGAGAAAACTGCATTTGAATTGTTAAGAACGCTCATGCAAGACAGTCAAATGGATCAATTTTTTTTAGTTGGCGGCACTTCTATTGCATTACGTCTTGGACACAGGAAAAGTATTGATTTGGACTTATTTACTCAAAATGATATAGACTTTATACATGAGCCGGTAAACTTAATAGTCGGAAAATTTAATTGGGAACATATTGAAAAGCGTTTGCATGATATGATAAAAAATCCTCAAGAAATATACACAACCTATCCCATATAA
- a CDS encoding DUF6922 domain-containing protein, giving the protein MFFADYETHKKEQISQSILWEYDTKAPDWDWNIMSKIVVARVLEYGRPEDYYAMFQLYGGFERVKNIVVQIPHLSPKELNWSCLLFDLKKEDFLCCKRTLSRKLHLNC; this is encoded by the coding sequence ATGTTTTTTGCAGATTATGAAACTCACAAAAAAGAACAAATTTCTCAGTCAATTCTCTGGGAATATGATACAAAAGCTCCCGATTGGGATTGGAATATAATGTCAAAAATTGTTGTCGCCCGCGTTTTGGAATACGGCAGACCTGAGGATTATTATGCAATGTTTCAACTTTACGGCGGCTTTGAAAGGGTAAAAAATATTGTTGTACAAATTCCTCACCTTTCCCCAAAAGAATTGAATTGGTCTTGTTTGCTTTTTGATTTAAAAAAGGAAGATTTTTTATGCTGCAAAAGAACACTGTCGAGAAAACTGCATTTGAATTGTTAA